A region of Methanothrix sp. DNA encodes the following proteins:
- a CDS encoding FAD-dependent oxidoreductase, whose protein sequence is MYDVIVVGAGPAGLTAGMYCARGGMKTLILGNVYTSQQSMGGLYENYPGFPDGIQGIELSERMLSQAQKYGAEYRQEMVEKIVHLDETFRIKTESWEYVCRALILATGASHRKIGVPGEEKYVTRGLSYCVYCDGALFRDKTTAVVGYGNGAARALLYLSNICSRVHLLCPKDRLVAEAVYLDRLKGLRNITQTFGVEVTGIVGDEFVSGIEFVVGGTPRSLKVDGIFVEMGVSPNTKLARDLGLELTEGGFVKVNRLTQETSMQGVFAAGDVTGGRMQVATAVGSGASAAISAMQYLR, encoded by the coding sequence TTGTATGACGTCATTGTTGTGGGTGCCGGTCCGGCGGGACTGACTGCCGGTATGTACTGCGCCAGAGGTGGCATGAAGACATTGATACTGGGCAACGTATATACCTCCCAGCAATCCATGGGAGGACTTTACGAGAACTACCCTGGATTTCCTGATGGCATTCAGGGCATCGAGCTCTCGGAGCGAATGCTCTCCCAGGCGCAGAAGTACGGGGCAGAGTACAGGCAGGAGATGGTTGAGAAGATAGTCCATCTGGATGAGACGTTCAGGATCAAGACCGAGAGCTGGGAGTACGTCTGCAGAGCCCTGATTCTGGCGACAGGTGCAAGCCACAGGAAGATCGGTGTGCCGGGAGAGGAGAAATACGTCACAAGAGGTCTCTCATACTGTGTTTACTGTGATGGCGCTCTGTTCAGGGATAAAACGACCGCCGTCGTCGGCTACGGCAACGGCGCAGCCCGGGCACTGCTGTACCTCTCAAACATATGCAGCAGGGTTCATCTCCTCTGCCCGAAGGACAGGCTTGTTGCCGAGGCGGTGTACCTCGATCGGCTGAAGGGCCTCAGGAACATAACACAAACATTCGGCGTCGAGGTCACTGGAATCGTCGGAGATGAGTTCGTCAGCGGCATCGAGTTCGTGGTCGGGGGGACGCCCAGATCTCTTAAGGTGGATGGCATATTCGTGGAGATGGGTGTATCTCCAAACACAAAGCTCGCAAGGGATCTCGGGCTTGAGCTGACTGAGGGTGGATTCGTGAAGGTCAACCGTCTCACACAGGAGACATCCATGCAGGGCGTGTTCGCAGCCGGAGATGTCACAGGTGGAAGAATGCAGGTTGCAACCGCGGTCGGCTCGGGCGCATCGGCAGCTATAAGCGCAATGCAGTATCTCAGGTAA
- a CDS encoding archaeosine biosynthesis radical SAM protein RaSEA: MKSARSPVAVWRGRDLLDGRVVESTTVILRTRGCRWNRCVMCGYAQEGVDASAEDIIAQFRSILERLRGAELVKIYTSGSFLDPVEVPEAARVEMLRSLRDTDVRRLVIESRPEHIDRPALERILSFIDVEVGIGLESSSDLVRMHLINKGFTFSDFARASDLIHSLGGRVKTYLLLKPPGLSEMDAIADALRSARDAEPHSDIISLNLCNIQRNTPLERMWQRGSYRPPWLWSAVEVLRESSLRVPVICDPVGAGAKRGPHNCGTCDGYVADAIRSFSLSQNRADLNVDCSCRSVWKKVLELEDISFGTPLV, translated from the coding sequence ATGAAGAGCGCGCGTTCCCCTGTCGCGGTCTGGCGCGGCAGAGATCTTCTCGATGGAAGGGTTGTTGAATCCACCACAGTGATTCTCAGAACCAGGGGCTGTAGATGGAACAGGTGCGTGATGTGCGGATACGCACAGGAGGGGGTCGATGCGAGCGCTGAGGATATCATCGCGCAGTTCAGGTCGATACTCGAGAGGCTCAGGGGTGCGGAGCTCGTCAAGATCTACACCAGCGGGAGCTTTCTCGATCCTGTTGAGGTTCCTGAGGCTGCGCGCGTGGAGATGCTCAGATCGCTGAGAGATACGGACGTGAGGAGGCTTGTGATCGAGTCCAGGCCTGAGCACATCGATCGCCCCGCTCTTGAGCGGATCCTCTCTTTCATAGATGTGGAGGTTGGCATTGGGCTGGAGAGCTCGAGCGATCTTGTGAGAATGCACCTTATAAACAAGGGGTTCACATTCTCCGATTTCGCGAGAGCCTCTGATCTGATACACTCCCTCGGAGGGCGGGTGAAGACCTACCTCCTTCTCAAGCCCCCAGGGCTCTCTGAGATGGATGCCATCGCCGATGCGCTGCGGTCTGCGAGAGATGCAGAGCCACACTCGGATATCATCTCGCTCAACCTCTGCAACATCCAGAGGAACACACCGCTTGAGAGGATGTGGCAACGCGGCAGTTACAGGCCCCCATGGCTCTGGTCAGCGGTGGAGGTGCTCCGCGAGTCCTCGCTGAGAGTTCCGGTGATATGCGATCCGGTGGGCGCGGGAGCGAAGAGGGGTCCTCACAACTGCGGCACATGTGATGGATATGTTGCGGATGCGATAAGATCGTTCTCGCTGAGCCAGAACCGGGCAGATCTCAATGTGGATTGCAGCTGCCGCTCCGTCTGGAAGAAAGTCCTGGAGCTCGAGGATATATCATTCGGAACACCACTTGTTTGA
- the pyrH gene encoding UMP kinase — protein MIVVYSLGGSVLAAQDSAGLKRYAETLKMISRDNQLYVVVGGGAIARDFIGRARGVGASEALCDSLGILATRMNAALLAAALGGSAPFRVPESYDDALEASKTYRIVVMGGVSPGQTTDAVAALLAEYARADLLVIATSVNGVYTSDPEKDPGAVKIPRMKAGELARMMSQIQLKAGSRSPVDPLAAKIIERSHIPTIVLDGRNVANLIRAIDGTHDGTEIRG, from the coding sequence ATGATTGTGGTATACTCTCTGGGTGGATCTGTTCTTGCTGCACAGGATTCCGCCGGCCTTAAAAGATATGCTGAAACGTTAAAAATGATCTCGAGGGACAACCAGCTCTATGTGGTCGTGGGAGGAGGTGCCATCGCGCGCGATTTCATAGGCAGAGCGCGTGGTGTTGGCGCAAGCGAGGCGCTCTGCGATTCGCTGGGAATACTCGCGACCAGGATGAACGCAGCGCTCCTGGCCGCGGCACTTGGTGGTTCTGCACCATTCAGGGTGCCAGAATCCTACGATGATGCTCTCGAGGCATCAAAAACATACAGGATAGTGGTCATGGGCGGAGTATCTCCGGGGCAGACCACTGACGCGGTAGCAGCACTTCTTGCGGAGTACGCCCGTGCGGATCTTCTCGTGATCGCCACATCTGTGAACGGCGTTTACACTTCAGACCCGGAAAAGGATCCGGGGGCTGTGAAGATCCCCAGGATGAAGGCAGGGGAGCTCGCGAGGATGATGAGCCAGATCCAGCTCAAAGCTGGTTCGAGATCCCCCGTGGATCCGCTTGCAGCAAAGATAATCGAGCGGAGTCACATTCCCACCATCGTGCTCGATGGCAGGAACGTGGCAAATCTGATCAGGGCGATAGATGGAACACACGACGGCACCGAGATTCGTGGCTAG
- a CDS encoding CBS domain-containing protein, whose amino-acid sequence MELTPVQRDILTALINIHRREGRAVKGEEIAELIDRNPGTIRNQMQSLKALNLVEGVPGPKGGYKATGAAYEVLCLDNSGDVVDVPIIKNGVQVEGASASEIIFNKVMRHDSCDGMVRITGNVRDFNIGDEIEIGPTPVNRLYIRGEVTGRDDTMSRLIFKVREMISVPRIPVKKIARRAVRISPSASIQDAARTMIHNGVSEALVDESSPGLVNLVDLVRAIADGRTGVEVKEIMTRGYLTIDSDDLVYEAIKIMGKTGASQLVVTEGGVPWGLVNPADIIRSLTPA is encoded by the coding sequence ATGGAGCTAACACCAGTTCAGAGGGATATACTCACCGCGTTGATCAACATACATCGACGTGAGGGAAGGGCTGTAAAGGGAGAAGAAATTGCAGAGCTGATCGACCGCAATCCTGGCACTATCCGCAACCAGATGCAGTCGCTCAAGGCGCTGAACCTTGTGGAGGGAGTACCGGGTCCGAAGGGCGGCTACAAGGCGACCGGAGCCGCATACGAGGTTCTCTGCCTCGACAACAGCGGCGATGTGGTAGACGTGCCGATAATCAAGAACGGCGTTCAGGTGGAGGGCGCCTCTGCGAGCGAGATCATATTCAACAAGGTCATGCGGCACGACAGCTGCGATGGCATGGTTCGCATCACAGGGAACGTCAGAGACTTCAACATAGGCGATGAGATCGAGATAGGGCCGACACCTGTGAACAGGCTCTACATCAGGGGCGAGGTCACCGGCAGGGACGACACGATGAGCAGGCTGATATTCAAGGTCAGAGAGATGATCTCCGTGCCTAGGATACCTGTGAAAAAGATCGCGCGCCGCGCAGTCAGGATCAGCCCCTCAGCATCGATCCAGGATGCCGCCAGGACCATGATACATAACGGAGTGAGCGAGGCTCTCGTGGATGAGAGCTCACCAGGGCTTGTTAACCTGGTGGATCTTGTTAGAGCGATTGCAGACGGCCGCACAGGTGTTGAGGTAAAGGAGATCATGACCAGGGGCTATCTGACGATCGACTCTGACGATCTGGTCTACGAGGCTATAAAGATCATGGGCAAAACAGGCGCGAGCCAGCTTGTTGTAACCGAGGGTGGGGTGCCATGGGGTCTGGTCAACCCCGCGGACATAATCCGATCGCTGACCCCTGCATAG